The following coding sequences are from one Pseudonocardia sp. HH130630-07 window:
- a CDS encoding TetR family transcriptional regulator, with amino-acid sequence MKARRDRRDSRWDTHREQRRGQLVGAAVTAIRRDGAGVGMDEIAASAATSKTVVYRHFGDRAGLYTAICESVAGVLLAEVRRATAEASTGPGAGPRAAVAAGIDAYLRLIEIDPELYRFVVHRPLLAQGAARRAGTGDTPDPVNDMVSVIGDEVAGAIAGYLPPAAGTGAARFWGHAIVGLVRGAADDWLARPDGTTREQLTAHLTDLAWSGLSGLASPVEVQP; translated from the coding sequence GTGAAGGCGCGACGGGACAGGCGGGACAGCCGCTGGGACACGCACCGCGAACAGCGGCGCGGCCAGCTGGTGGGCGCGGCCGTCACCGCGATCCGGCGGGACGGCGCCGGGGTCGGCATGGACGAGATCGCCGCGTCGGCCGCCACCAGCAAGACCGTCGTCTACCGGCACTTCGGCGACCGGGCCGGCCTCTACACCGCGATCTGCGAGTCGGTGGCCGGGGTGCTGCTCGCCGAGGTCCGGCGGGCCACCGCGGAGGCGTCCACCGGCCCCGGCGCCGGGCCGCGCGCGGCGGTCGCCGCCGGCATCGACGCCTACCTGCGGCTGATCGAGATCGATCCCGAGCTGTACCGGTTCGTCGTGCACCGGCCGCTGCTCGCCCAGGGCGCCGCCCGGCGCGCGGGCACCGGGGACACCCCCGATCCGGTGAACGACATGGTGTCGGTGATCGGTGACGAGGTGGCCGGCGCGATCGCCGGGTACCTGCCCCCCGCCGCGGGCACCGGAGCCGCCCGGTTCTGGGGGCACGCGATCGTCGGGCTGGTCCGCGGCGCGGCCGACGACTGGCTGGCCCGCCCGGACGGCACGACCCGCGAGCAGCTCACCGCACACCTCACCGACCTGGCCTGGTCCGGACTCTCCGGCCTGGCGTCCCCTGTGGAGGTTCAGCCATGA
- a CDS encoding Bug family tripartite tricarboxylate transporter substrate binding protein, translating into MFVRRLLAAAAVLALTTSVAACGAGAPAGPYPSEDLSWTIAFGPGGGNDLMARTMVDIVQREGLYPGRILVENREGGSGASGWGHVYGQSGSGYEISTTSGSFITTPLQADTGWQPTDFTPVGLLASDHALLVTAGTAPWRTLDDWVAHARERGSAVVGGIGTVNVDFIVQQMIAEAKGYRIEYVPFNDEGQMQTALLSGAIEAMVSNPGSIMGQVEAGQVTPLTFTGGQRLPALEQVPTTTEAGIPDVPSMPRGLILPPGAPPEAQAFWVDAMQKVTATPEWQRFLDENHLIDDQRWGPDFTAYLQETQEQFRAKLTELGAL; encoded by the coding sequence ATGTTCGTCAGGAGGCTCCTGGCCGCGGCCGCGGTACTGGCGCTGACCACGTCCGTGGCGGCGTGCGGGGCCGGTGCACCGGCCGGCCCCTATCCGTCGGAGGACCTGAGCTGGACGATCGCGTTCGGCCCGGGCGGCGGCAACGACCTGATGGCCCGGACCATGGTCGACATCGTGCAGCGCGAGGGGCTGTACCCGGGCCGGATCCTGGTGGAGAACCGGGAGGGCGGCTCGGGTGCGAGCGGCTGGGGCCACGTCTACGGCCAGAGCGGCAGCGGCTACGAGATCTCGACGACGTCGGGGTCGTTCATCACCACCCCGCTGCAGGCCGACACCGGGTGGCAGCCCACCGACTTCACCCCGGTCGGCCTGCTGGCCTCGGACCACGCACTGCTGGTGACCGCGGGGACCGCGCCGTGGCGGACCCTCGACGACTGGGTCGCCCACGCCAGGGAGCGGGGCAGCGCCGTGGTCGGCGGCATCGGGACCGTGAACGTCGACTTCATCGTCCAGCAGATGATCGCCGAGGCGAAGGGCTACCGGATCGAGTACGTCCCGTTCAACGACGAGGGCCAGATGCAGACCGCGCTGTTGTCCGGCGCGATCGAGGCCATGGTCTCCAACCCCGGGTCGATCATGGGGCAGGTCGAGGCCGGCCAGGTCACGCCCCTGACGTTCACCGGTGGACAGCGGCTGCCCGCGCTGGAGCAGGTGCCGACCACCACCGAGGCCGGGATCCCGGACGTGCCGTCCATGCCGCGCGGCCTCATCCTCCCGCCGGGCGCACCGCCGGAGGCGCAGGCGTTCTGGGTCGACGCGATGCAGAAGGTCACCGCGACGCCGGAGTGGCAGCGCTTCCTCGACGAGAACCACCTGATCGACGACCAGCGCTGGGGCCCGGACTTCACCGCCTACCTGCAGGAGACCCAGGAACAGTTCCGGGCCAAGCTGACCGAGCTGGGGGCGCTGTGA
- a CDS encoding MaoC/PaaZ C-terminal domain-containing protein, whose amino-acid sequence MTGPAGRTTTELTGPPALGPRYAAAAVSAVLPGGRPRELPAREIVRRGVTVDPGHLADYARVCGFRVGDALPLTYPHLLTFPLQVVLMADRAFPLALPGMVHIANRITAHRGIATDETLDVQVYAERFGRHPKGARVDLVGIVSAGGEPVWEGRSTYLARGARAPSEVTGPGIDEPDAPTGPASALWRVGADTGRRYAAVSGDVNPIHLHPLTARATGFPRAIAHGMWTAARAAASLAGRIPDACTYDVAFRSPLLLPSRAELVTAPGAGGAWGLAVRSARKPERVHLTGRIDG is encoded by the coding sequence ATGACGGGTCCCGCCGGTCGCACCACCACCGAGCTGACGGGCCCGCCCGCGCTCGGCCCGCGCTACGCCGCGGCCGCGGTGTCGGCCGTGCTGCCCGGTGGCCGGCCGCGCGAGCTGCCGGCCCGCGAGATCGTCCGCCGCGGGGTCACGGTCGATCCGGGGCACCTCGCGGACTACGCGCGGGTCTGCGGGTTCCGGGTCGGTGACGCGCTCCCGCTCACCTACCCGCACCTGCTGACGTTCCCGCTGCAGGTCGTGCTGATGGCCGACCGCGCGTTCCCACTCGCGCTGCCCGGGATGGTGCACATCGCGAACCGGATCACCGCGCACCGGGGGATCGCCACGGACGAGACGCTCGACGTCCAGGTGTACGCGGAGCGGTTCGGCCGCCACCCGAAGGGCGCCCGGGTGGACCTCGTCGGGATCGTCTCGGCGGGTGGCGAGCCGGTCTGGGAGGGGCGCAGCACCTACCTGGCCCGCGGCGCGCGGGCGCCGTCGGAGGTGACCGGACCCGGCATCGACGAGCCGGACGCCCCCACCGGGCCGGCGAGCGCGCTGTGGCGGGTCGGCGCGGACACCGGCCGTCGATACGCCGCGGTCTCCGGCGACGTGAACCCGATCCACCTGCACCCGCTCACCGCGCGGGCGACGGGTTTCCCGCGGGCGATCGCGCACGGCATGTGGACGGCGGCGCGCGCCGCGGCGTCGCTGGCGGGCCGGATCCCGGACGCCTGCACCTACGACGTCGCGTTCCGCAGCCCGTTGCTGCTCCCGTCCCGGGCGGAGCTGGTCACCGCGCCCGGCGCCGGCGGCGCGTGGGGTCTCGCGGTCCGCAGCGCAAGGAAACCGGAAAGGGTGCACCTGACCGGCCGGATCGACGGGTAG
- a CDS encoding acetyl-CoA C-acetyltransferase, translating into MSGTPRRAAVIGGNRIPFARANRAYASASNLDMLTTTLDGLVARFGLAGERLGEVVAGAVLKHSRDFNLTREAVLGSRLSPSTPAYDVQQACGTGLEATVAVANKIALGQVESGVAGGVDTASDAPIAVNDDLRRVLVKLAAARSAAERVKLVGQLRPGQIVPEIPQNSEPRTGLSMGEHAARTAAAWGIGRTESDALAVRSHTNLAAAYDRGFFDDLVTPYLKLTRDDNLRPDSTVEKLAALKPVFGTGDPDATMTAGNSTPLTDGAALVLLGSDEWAAEHRLPVLAHVVDAETGSVDYVHGEDGLLTAPVFAVPRLLARNGLSLQDFDLYEIHEAFASVVLVQRRAWEDERFCTERLGLDAPLGPIDDDRLNVAGSSLAAGHPFAATGGRIVATLAKLLRERADAQGSDQRGLISICAAGGQGVVAILEAKK; encoded by the coding sequence ATGTCAGGCACTCCCCGGCGCGCCGCCGTCATCGGCGGCAACCGGATCCCGTTCGCGCGGGCCAACCGCGCCTACGCGAGCGCGTCCAACCTCGACATGCTCACCACCACCCTGGACGGTCTGGTGGCCCGCTTCGGGCTGGCCGGCGAGCGTCTCGGTGAGGTCGTGGCGGGCGCGGTGCTCAAGCACTCGCGGGACTTCAACCTCACCCGGGAGGCCGTCCTCGGGTCGCGGCTGAGCCCGTCGACCCCGGCCTACGACGTCCAGCAGGCCTGCGGGACCGGGCTGGAGGCGACGGTCGCGGTCGCCAACAAGATCGCCCTCGGGCAGGTCGAGTCCGGTGTGGCGGGCGGGGTGGACACCGCCTCCGACGCCCCGATCGCGGTGAACGACGACCTCCGCCGGGTCCTGGTGAAGCTGGCCGCGGCGCGGTCGGCGGCCGAGCGGGTCAAGCTCGTCGGGCAGCTGCGGCCCGGGCAGATCGTGCCGGAGATCCCGCAGAACTCCGAGCCGCGCACCGGCCTGTCGATGGGGGAGCACGCCGCCCGCACCGCGGCGGCCTGGGGCATCGGGCGCACCGAGTCCGACGCGCTCGCGGTGCGCAGCCACACGAACCTCGCCGCCGCCTACGACCGCGGCTTCTTCGACGATCTCGTCACCCCGTACCTGAAGCTGACCAGGGACGACAACCTGCGTCCCGACTCGACGGTGGAGAAGCTCGCGGCGCTGAAGCCGGTCTTCGGCACCGGCGACCCGGACGCGACGATGACCGCGGGCAACTCCACCCCGCTGACCGACGGCGCCGCGCTGGTCCTGCTCGGGTCCGACGAGTGGGCCGCCGAGCACCGCCTCCCGGTGCTCGCCCACGTCGTCGACGCCGAGACCGGCTCGGTCGACTACGTGCACGGCGAGGACGGGCTGCTCACGGCACCGGTGTTCGCGGTGCCGCGGCTGCTCGCCCGCAACGGCCTGTCGCTGCAGGACTTCGACCTCTACGAGATCCACGAGGCGTTCGCCTCGGTGGTGCTCGTGCAGCGCCGGGCCTGGGAGGACGAGCGGTTCTGCACCGAGCGCCTCGGCCTCGACGCACCGCTGGGCCCGATCGACGACGACCGGCTCAACGTCGCCGGGTCCTCGCTCGCGGCCGGGCACCCGTTCGCGGCGACCGGCGGGCGGATCGTCGCCACGCTGGCGAAGCTGCTGCGGGAGCGGGCCGACGCGCAGGGCTCCGACCAGCGTGGGCTCATCTCGATCTGTGCCGCCGGCGGCCAGGGCGTCGTCGCGATCCTGGAGGCGAAGAAGTGA
- a CDS encoding IclR family transcriptional regulator: protein MTAQRDGVQSIDRAVAILRCFDAQHSAIGISDLARRTGLSTSTTHRLLGSMVSNRLLAQGGDRRYRLGPLLLQLGRSGALPSSLRDAARPFMVALRDAVDETVGLHELLPSGERIVIDQVESRQELRRTYTDIGIPIALVHGAPGKAILATLPWARQEAALAAPIAAVTDLTVTDPADLAGQLAQCRERGYAGSDSERTPGIRAVAAPVFDHSGRAVGSLGMSVPTIRMGDERAAELGRRAAEVAWQVSEALGATRAVVDAQLTLAAVPA from the coding sequence GTGACGGCCCAGCGGGACGGAGTCCAGTCCATCGACCGGGCGGTCGCGATCCTGCGGTGCTTCGACGCGCAGCACTCCGCGATCGGCATCTCCGACCTGGCCCGGCGGACCGGGCTGTCGACCAGCACCACGCACCGGCTGCTCGGCTCGATGGTGAGCAACCGGCTGCTCGCGCAGGGCGGGGACCGCCGCTACCGGCTGGGTCCGCTGCTGCTGCAGCTGGGCCGGTCGGGGGCACTGCCGTCGTCGCTGCGGGACGCCGCGCGGCCGTTCATGGTCGCCCTGCGGGACGCGGTCGACGAGACCGTCGGCCTGCACGAGCTGCTGCCCAGCGGCGAGCGGATCGTGATCGACCAGGTGGAGAGCCGTCAGGAGCTGCGGCGGACCTACACCGACATCGGCATCCCCATCGCGCTGGTGCACGGGGCTCCGGGCAAGGCGATCCTGGCGACGCTGCCGTGGGCACGGCAGGAGGCCGCGCTGGCGGCGCCGATCGCGGCCGTCACCGACCTGACGGTCACCGATCCGGCCGATCTCGCGGGCCAGCTCGCGCAGTGCCGCGAGCGCGGGTACGCGGGCTCGGACTCCGAGCGGACCCCGGGGATCCGGGCGGTGGCGGCCCCGGTCTTCGACCACAGCGGCCGGGCCGTCGGCTCGCTGGGCATGTCGGTGCCCACCATCCGGATGGGTGACGAGCGGGCCGCCGAGCTGGGCCGTCGGGCCGCCGAGGTGGCGTGGCAGGTCTCGGAGGCGCTCGGCGCGACCCGGGCGGTGGTGGACGCGCAGCTGACGCTGGCCGCGGTCCCCGCCTGA
- a CDS encoding 3-oxoacyl-ACP reductase, translated as MSDLLATLSHTPIARQLGLPAIPALRRHRPGDPLLAGPVLVAPIGDGRFAAAVAALVTEQGQQVLTEAGSEKLHGVVVDLAGATTLADLAAAQQLLTPAVRRLGPSGRLLLIGAEPGAAEGAEAAAVAQALDGLVRSIAKELRSGATANLLVAAADAPPAALDSSVRFFLSARSAYVDGQVVHVGAPVGVPQEPVEVDDPRAEEQPLAGRTAVVTGAARGIGAAIAETLARDGARIVAVDVPAAGEGLARTANRTGGTALQLDITADDAATRLLGHLADRHDGVDLVVHNAGITRDKLLANMTAERWNAVLAVNLGAQLRINEALLAADSPLHEAGRVVCVSSQSGIAGNRGQTNYASSKAGVIGMVRALAPRFGERGATINAVAPGFIETEMTGRMPVGTREAGRRINSLKQGGLPVDVAEAIGWFGRADSGGLNGQVVRVCGQSMLGA; from the coding sequence GTGAGCGACCTGCTCGCGACCCTGTCCCACACCCCGATCGCCCGGCAGCTGGGCCTGCCGGCGATCCCGGCACTGCGCCGGCACCGGCCGGGGGACCCGCTGCTCGCCGGCCCGGTGCTGGTGGCCCCCATCGGGGACGGGCGGTTCGCCGCGGCGGTCGCCGCACTCGTCACCGAGCAGGGGCAGCAGGTGCTCACCGAGGCCGGGAGCGAGAAGCTGCACGGCGTCGTCGTCGACCTGGCCGGCGCCACGACGCTGGCCGACCTCGCCGCGGCCCAGCAGCTGCTCACCCCGGCGGTGCGCAGGCTCGGCCCGTCCGGCCGGCTGCTGCTGATCGGCGCCGAGCCCGGTGCCGCCGAGGGGGCCGAGGCCGCGGCCGTCGCGCAGGCGCTGGACGGCCTGGTCCGCTCGATCGCCAAGGAGCTGCGGTCCGGTGCCACGGCGAACCTGCTCGTGGCCGCCGCGGACGCCCCGCCCGCGGCGCTCGACTCCTCGGTGCGGTTCTTCCTGTCCGCGCGCTCGGCCTACGTCGACGGTCAGGTCGTGCACGTCGGCGCACCCGTCGGTGTCCCGCAGGAGCCGGTGGAGGTGGACGACCCGCGGGCCGAGGAGCAGCCGCTGGCCGGCCGGACCGCGGTGGTGACCGGCGCGGCCCGGGGGATCGGCGCGGCCATCGCCGAGACCCTCGCCCGGGACGGGGCGCGGATCGTCGCCGTCGACGTCCCGGCGGCCGGCGAGGGGCTGGCCCGGACGGCGAACCGCACCGGTGGCACGGCGCTGCAGCTCGACATCACCGCCGACGACGCCGCGACCCGGCTGCTCGGGCACCTCGCCGACCGGCACGACGGCGTCGATCTCGTGGTGCACAACGCCGGGATCACCCGGGACAAGCTGCTGGCCAACATGACGGCCGAGCGGTGGAACGCGGTGCTCGCGGTCAACCTCGGTGCCCAGCTGCGGATCAACGAGGCGTTGCTGGCCGCGGACTCCCCGCTGCACGAGGCCGGCCGGGTGGTCTGCGTGTCCTCGCAGTCGGGCATCGCGGGCAACCGCGGCCAGACGAACTACGCGTCCTCCAAGGCCGGGGTGATCGGGATGGTCCGGGCGCTGGCCCCGCGGTTCGGCGAGCGCGGCGCGACGATCAACGCCGTCGCCCCGGGGTTCATCGAGACCGAGATGACCGGCCGGATGCCGGTGGGCACCCGCGAGGCCGGCCGCCGGATCAACTCGCTCAAGCAGGGCGGGCTGCCGGTCGACGTCGCCGAGGCCATCGGCTGGTTCGGCCGGGCGGACTCGGGCGGGCTGAACGGCCAGGTCGTGCGGGTCTGCGGCCAGTCCATGCTGGGGGCCTGA
- a CDS encoding tripartite tricarboxylate transporter TctB family protein, with protein MTTTAAAPVTGTGLRSRLLAPKPVFLFVLLVLLAGYTERAFALDWTTVAGRIGPGYFPRILGVTALVVTVWALVAAIRSPQAEPETVDDESDAGAAELGRHPGLLTVTVFAAAALALTLVWLGAIVSSALFLIGILALVNPGRWITNSAVAVGLPLGLHLLFQTLLNAGLPSGILPAF; from the coding sequence GTGACCACCACCGCCGCGGCCCCCGTGACCGGCACCGGCCTGCGGAGCCGGCTGCTCGCACCGAAACCGGTCTTCCTGTTCGTGCTGCTGGTGCTGCTGGCCGGTTACACCGAGCGGGCCTTCGCCCTGGACTGGACGACGGTGGCCGGACGCATCGGGCCGGGCTACTTCCCCCGGATCCTCGGGGTCACGGCGCTGGTCGTCACGGTCTGGGCGCTGGTCGCGGCGATCCGGTCCCCGCAGGCGGAGCCGGAGACCGTCGACGACGAGTCCGACGCCGGGGCCGCCGAGCTGGGCCGGCACCCCGGGCTGCTGACGGTCACCGTGTTCGCCGCGGCCGCGCTCGCGCTGACCCTGGTGTGGCTCGGCGCGATCGTGTCCTCCGCGCTGTTCCTGATCGGGATCCTGGCGCTGGTCAACCCGGGCCGGTGGATCACCAACTCCGCCGTCGCCGTCGGGCTGCCGCTCGGCCTGCACCTGCTCTTCCAGACCCTGCTCAACGCCGGGCTGCCCAGCGGCATCCTCCCCGCGTTCTGA
- a CDS encoding enoyl-CoA hydratase-related protein — protein sequence MSDHVVVERDGAVATVVLNRPAQHNAINAAMYRDLPGIVAGLDADPEVRVLVLRGAGTRAFASGADISEFEAERSDAVRAKAYNEKVAAAEQAIEGCTKPTVAMIHGYCIGGGAGLALSCDIRFADTAASFAITPAKLGLVYSLESTRRMVDLVGPSRAKWVLMGGLRIPAARAAELGLFDEVVPTEELAATTYDFAGTVCTRAQFSVRAAKVMVNRISAGQTVDDDESVRLRNSSFGTEDFAEGVRAFLEKRPPDFRWS from the coding sequence ATGTCCGACCACGTCGTCGTCGAGCGGGACGGGGCGGTCGCCACCGTCGTGCTCAACCGGCCGGCCCAGCACAACGCGATCAACGCCGCGATGTACCGGGACCTGCCCGGCATCGTCGCCGGGCTGGACGCCGATCCCGAGGTCCGGGTGCTGGTCCTGCGCGGGGCCGGGACCAGGGCGTTCGCCTCCGGTGCCGACATCTCCGAGTTCGAGGCGGAGCGCAGCGACGCGGTCCGCGCGAAGGCCTACAACGAGAAGGTCGCCGCCGCCGAGCAGGCGATCGAGGGCTGCACCAAGCCGACCGTGGCGATGATCCACGGCTACTGCATCGGCGGCGGGGCCGGGCTGGCGCTGTCCTGCGACATCCGCTTCGCCGACACCGCGGCGTCGTTCGCCATCACCCCGGCCAAGCTCGGCCTGGTCTACAGCCTGGAGTCCACCCGGCGGATGGTCGACCTGGTCGGGCCGTCGCGGGCGAAGTGGGTGCTGATGGGCGGGCTGCGGATCCCGGCCGCGCGGGCCGCCGAGCTCGGCCTGTTCGACGAGGTCGTGCCCACCGAGGAGCTGGCCGCGACGACCTACGACTTCGCCGGGACCGTGTGCACGCGGGCGCAGTTCAGCGTCCGCGCGGCCAAGGTCATGGTCAACCGGATCTCGGCCGGCCAGACCGTCGACGACGACGAGTCGGTGCGCCTGCGCAACTCCTCGTTCGGCACCGAGGACTTCGCCGAGGGCGTGCGGGCCTTCCTGGAGAAGCGGCCCCCGGACTTCCGGTGGTCCTGA
- a CDS encoding CaiB/BaiF CoA transferase family protein produces MVLAELGADVIKVEQPGTGDDSRRLAPKVEGESYPFAMPNRSKRSVSLDLKDERGLEVFLRLAEQADLVIENFRPGVADRLGIGYDAVRAVREDILYCSISGFGQTGPYRDRPGFDIMAQGVVGFLRMTGEPGGRPAKFGIAINDIAAGSTAIYSIMAAQLHRTSTGEGQYMDISLVEAGLAWTVWESGAYFGGGEVPQPTGTRHRRSTPYQAFRTSDGYVTVGAANDRLWHRLLGALGRQEWAADPRFATLPDRMANIDELESEIERITVTRSTEEWIAAIDAVGVPCGPVLTYDEALRDPHVTAREAVVDLEHPIIGEMRTIAPPTRFSGIDFAVRGPAPWLGQHTGEVLREAGYSDERIAELAAAEVLYDAHPDRQAPVAGTGAA; encoded by the coding sequence ATGGTGCTGGCCGAGCTGGGCGCCGACGTCATCAAGGTCGAGCAGCCCGGCACCGGCGACGACTCCCGCCGGCTGGCCCCGAAGGTCGAGGGTGAGAGCTACCCGTTCGCGATGCCGAACCGCAGCAAGCGGTCGGTGTCGCTGGACCTGAAGGACGAGCGCGGCCTGGAGGTCTTCCTGCGCCTCGCCGAGCAGGCCGACCTGGTGATCGAGAACTTCCGCCCGGGCGTCGCCGACCGGCTCGGCATCGGCTACGACGCGGTCCGGGCGGTACGCGAGGACATCCTGTACTGCTCGATCAGCGGTTTCGGCCAGACCGGGCCGTACCGTGACCGGCCCGGCTTCGACATCATGGCCCAGGGCGTCGTCGGGTTCCTGCGGATGACCGGCGAGCCCGGCGGGCGGCCCGCGAAGTTCGGCATCGCGATCAACGACATCGCGGCCGGCTCCACCGCCATCTACTCGATCATGGCCGCGCAGCTGCACCGGACGTCCACCGGCGAGGGCCAGTACATGGACATCTCGCTGGTCGAGGCCGGGCTGGCCTGGACGGTCTGGGAGTCGGGTGCCTACTTCGGCGGCGGCGAGGTCCCGCAGCCGACCGGCACCCGGCACCGGCGCTCGACCCCGTACCAGGCGTTCCGCACCAGCGACGGCTACGTGACCGTCGGCGCGGCCAACGACCGGCTCTGGCACCGGCTGCTCGGTGCGCTGGGCCGCCAGGAGTGGGCGGCCGATCCGCGGTTCGCCACGCTGCCGGACCGGATGGCGAACATCGACGAGCTGGAGAGCGAGATCGAGCGGATCACCGTCACCCGCAGCACGGAGGAGTGGATCGCGGCGATCGACGCGGTCGGTGTCCCCTGCGGTCCGGTCCTGACCTACGACGAGGCGCTGCGCGACCCGCACGTGACCGCGCGCGAGGCCGTGGTCGACCTGGAGCACCCGATCATCGGGGAGATGCGCACGATCGCGCCGCCCACCAGGTTCTCCGGCATCGACTTCGCGGTGCGCGGCCCGGCGCCGTGGCTGGGTCAGCACACCGGCGAGGTGCTGCGCGAGGCCGGCTACTCCGACGAGCGGATCGCCGAGCTCGCGGCGGCCGAGGTGCTCTACGACGCCCATCCGGACCGGCAGGCGCCCGTCGCCGGGACGGGGGCGGCGTGA
- a CDS encoding acyl-CoA dehydrogenase family protein: protein MTRTRVAPEHVDAGALRTVVDGRWAHVREETRAQLAANDDGLRGAGDLTTEEYRARITGALKILTSSGRPHTGFDPTVGGSGDVGGVVTAFSMLAYGDLSLLVKAGVQWGLFGGAVQVLGTERHHERYLRRIIDGELLGCFAMTEAGHGSDVQHLHTTATYDPAAQEFVVDTPYPQARKSYIGNAARDGRMAVVFAQLITRGTRHGVHAFLVPLRDTDGNPEPGVTIADDGRKAGLNGVDNGRLSFSGVRIPRTHLLNRFADVAADGSYSSSIENETARFFTMLGTLVRGRISVAGGAGGAAQKALALAVRFGERRRQFSHPGTGEEIAVLDYLAHQRKLLPALATTYALHFTQDDLVKRMHDIQAPGAGPVGAREQRVLEQSAAGIKAIATWHATHTIQTCREACGGAGYLEENLLPALKADTDVFTTFEGDNTVLLQLLAKELLSDYGRTIRQGNPLRIAPLLGGQLAGVLAERTGVASLARRLPLRGFDLTDPARRRALLQVRRTDTLATAIRHLAPALRGGADEFAVFNSAQDLLLDAARAHVDALVEQSFADALQRIADPGVRGLLERVHDLHVLTTIDRERAWYLETGRLTAAESRRIRPLVNELCAELRPHARTLVDAFGVPESRLACPMLDDEAWAPGPSAPAAPVTEQVEAG from the coding sequence ATGACCCGCACCCGAGTCGCACCGGAACACGTCGATGCGGGCGCGCTGCGCACCGTCGTCGACGGCCGGTGGGCGCACGTCCGCGAGGAGACCCGGGCACAGCTCGCCGCGAACGACGACGGCCTGCGCGGCGCCGGCGACCTGACCACCGAGGAGTACCGGGCGCGCATCACCGGCGCGCTGAAGATCCTCACCTCCTCGGGCCGCCCGCACACCGGGTTCGACCCGACCGTCGGGGGCTCCGGTGACGTCGGCGGCGTCGTCACCGCCTTCTCGATGCTGGCCTACGGCGACCTGTCGCTGCTGGTCAAGGCCGGTGTCCAGTGGGGACTGTTCGGCGGGGCGGTGCAGGTGCTGGGTACCGAGCGCCACCACGAGCGCTACCTGCGCCGGATCATCGACGGCGAGCTGCTCGGCTGCTTCGCGATGACCGAGGCCGGGCACGGCTCGGACGTGCAGCACCTGCACACCACGGCGACCTACGACCCGGCGGCGCAGGAGTTCGTCGTCGACACGCCGTACCCGCAGGCCCGCAAGTCCTACATCGGCAACGCCGCGCGGGACGGGCGGATGGCCGTCGTGTTCGCCCAGCTGATCACCCGGGGCACCCGGCACGGGGTGCATGCGTTCCTGGTCCCGCTGCGCGACACCGACGGCAACCCCGAACCCGGCGTCACCATCGCCGACGACGGGCGCAAGGCCGGGCTCAACGGCGTCGACAACGGGCGGCTGTCCTTCTCCGGCGTGCGCATCCCGCGGACCCACCTGCTCAACCGGTTCGCCGACGTCGCCGCGGACGGGTCGTACTCCTCCTCCATCGAGAACGAGACGGCGCGGTTCTTCACCATGCTCGGCACCCTGGTCCGCGGCCGGATCTCGGTGGCGGGCGGCGCCGGCGGGGCGGCGCAGAAGGCGCTCGCGCTCGCCGTGCGGTTCGGCGAGCGCCGCCGCCAGTTCTCCCACCCCGGCACCGGCGAGGAGATCGCCGTCCTCGACTACCTCGCCCACCAGCGCAAGCTGCTGCCCGCGCTGGCGACGACGTACGCCCTGCACTTCACCCAGGACGACCTGGTGAAGCGGATGCACGACATCCAGGCACCCGGCGCCGGTCCGGTCGGCGCCCGCGAGCAGCGCGTGCTGGAGCAGTCGGCGGCCGGGATCAAGGCGATCGCGACCTGGCACGCCACGCACACCATCCAGACCTGCCGGGAGGCCTGCGGCGGCGCCGGCTACCTGGAGGAGAACCTGCTGCCCGCCCTGAAGGCCGACACCGACGTGTTCACCACCTTCGAGGGTGACAACACGGTGCTGCTGCAGCTGCTGGCCAAGGAGCTGCTGTCGGACTACGGCCGGACGATCCGCCAGGGCAACCCGCTGCGGATCGCGCCGCTGCTCGGCGGCCAGCTGGCGGGCGTGCTGGCGGAACGGACCGGGGTGGCGTCGCTGGCCCGGCGGCTGCCGCTGCGCGGGTTCGACCTCACCGACCCGGCCCGGCGGCGCGCGCTGCTGCAGGTGCGCCGCACCGACACCCTGGCCACCGCGATCCGGCACCTGGCTCCGGCCCTGCGCGGGGGAGCCGACGAGTTCGCGGTGTTCAACTCGGCCCAGGACCTCCTGCTCGACGCCGCCCGCGCGCACGTCGACGCGCTGGTCGAGCAGTCCTTCGCCGACGCGCTGCAGCGGATCGCCGACCCGGGCGTCCGGGGGCTCCTGGAGCGGGTGCACGACCTGCACGTGCTGACGACGATCGACCGCGAGCGGGCCTGGTACCTGGAGACCGGGCGGCTCACCGCCGCCGAGTCCCGCCGGATCCGGCCGCTGGTCAACGAGCTGTGCGCCGAGCTGCGCCCGCACGCGCGGACGCTGGTCGACGCGTTCGGCGTCCCGGAGAGCCGGCTGGCCTGCCCGATGCTCGACGACGAGGCGTGGGCCCCCGGCCCGAGCGCCCCCGCCGCGCCGGTGACCGAGCAGGTCGAGGCGGGCTGA